In Castanea sativa cultivar Marrone di Chiusa Pesio chromosome 6, ASM4071231v1, a single window of DNA contains:
- the LOC142639194 gene encoding putative adenylate kinase 6, chloroplastic has translation MAVLNRLLLRVRARARATTTSYSKFRTFSSPCSIANPEADLKASSSSSLLGSKPLPLRQDLRHPVQWVFLGCPGVGKGTYASRLSKLLHVPHIATGDLVRDELSSSGPLSSQLAEIVNQGQLVSDEIIINLLSKRLEAGEAKGESGFILDGFPRTIRQAEILEGVTDIDLVVNLKLREEALLAKCLGRRTCSECGGNYNVACIDIKGEDGSPGMYMAPLLPPPHCASKLITRADDTEEVVKERLRIYYEMTQPVEEFYRNRGKLLEFDLPGGIPESWPKLLQALHLEDHDDKQSAAA, from the exons ATGGCGGTGTTGAACCGCTTATTATTGAGAGTGAGAGCGAGAGCGAGAGCCACAACTACAAGCTACTCCAAATTCCGTACCTTCTCTTCTCCTTGCTCCATAGCAAATCCAGAAGCTGACCTCAAAGCCTCTTCGTCTTCGTCTTTGCTAGGCTCAAAACCTCTACCTCTCCGCCAAGACCTCCGCCACCCAGTCCAGTGGGTTTTCCTTGGCTGCCCAGGCGTCGGAAAAGGCACCTACGCCTCTCGCCTCTCAAAACTCCTCCATGTCCCTCACATCGCCACCGGCGATCTCGTCCGCGACGAGCTCTCCTCCTCCGGTCCCCTCTCTTCCCAG CTTGCAGAGATTGTTAACCAAGGGCAATTGGTTTCGGatgaaattataataaatttgttatcCAAGCGTCTTGAAGCTGGTGAAGCTAAGGGTGAATCTGGTTTCATTCTTGATGGTTTCCCTCGAACCATAAGACAGGCA GAAATTCTGGAGGGGGTAACAGACATTGACTTGGTGGTTAACCTGAAGCTTCGAGAAGAAGCATTGCTTGCAAAGTGCCTTGGAAGAAGAACATGTAGTGAATGTGGAGGAAACTACAATGTTGCCTGTATTGACATAAAGGGTGAGGATGGGAGTCCTGGAATGTACATGGCTCCACTTCTTCCCCCTCCACATTGTGCATCTAAACTTATCACTCGAGCGGATGATACTGAAGAAGTTGTAAAGGAACGCCTTCGTATATATTACGAAATG ACTCAACCTGTGGAAGAATTCTACCGCAATCGTGGGAAGTTGTTGGAGTTTGATCTGCCAGGTGGGATCCCAGAATCCTGGCCAAAGCTGCTTCAAGCTCTGCATCTTGAAGACCATGATGACAAGCAGTCTGCAGCAGCATGA